Below is a window of Fulvitalea axinellae DNA.
CGCCTGCGCGCCAAGGGATATTCAACGCGATTTATAGCGAAATTTCTAAGGCGTGCGCCGTCCACCATCAGCCGTGAGCTAAAGCGCAATACCATACAGATTTCCGGCTATAACCCATACCTGGCCCAAGACTTGGCCGAAGCCCGCCAGCGCATTTGCGTAGGCCACAACCGCCAATGCCCCGAATACAAACGCTGGGTAGGCGTGCGGGATTATCTGCCCAAACTGCCCAGAATATTCGTAGCCTGGCATTCCGACATAAAGTTTTATCCCCGGGGCCTCACCGGATTTATGGGAAGCAATGTTTACCGGCTACCTTCCCTACTCGCCACCAAAGACAAACCATTCCACTTTCTTGACCTACTGGAATGCCACCGCTTACTACGAAGATGGTGGCGCTGGCAAGAATTCCGGGAACGGCGGGAAGCCATATACAGTGGAAGGAAGCCCGCCGACCCCATCATACCAAAGAAAAAACCGCCGAGCCTAAGCTACAGCAAAAGGCCCAAAACCGAAGCCACCCCGAAAATACAACCCGACACACACCGCCGGGCCGGATAAGCCTGCCCAAAAATCAGCGAAAAGCCCGCTTTTTTCCATATTGTGGAAAAGGGCGGGCTTTTTTTCTTTTTCGGGATGGTTGTTTTCTCAGAGGGCAGTGCTTTTTTAGTCTGTTTTAGGAGGGCTGAAGGGAAGGCTTTTAATTTTTTAAGAATTTTTTCAAGTTGATTTTGGTGTTGCGTTGGCTCACGTAATTTGATCGCCCGTGTTCTAGTCAAATTTTTCTCACTTAAGAGATGAAAAGAAGTGATATCGTTAGATTATAGTGCGTTTGTTTCTCAGATATCATATATGACATGCGAAACTTCTTGTTAAATATTATATGAAAATAAACGATATTACGCTTTTTGGTTCTTTCAAGTAATTTAAAAATGAAAATCCTGAAACTGTCAGACGGAAATCAGCACGCAAATTTTTTTTCAGCTAATGTTTCACTCAGTGAAATTGATGAAGTTAAATCAAGTTATACATGGGACAACTTTAGTGAAGATGAAAACTTGATGTGGGAAATGGGAGATTTACTTTTCTCAGATGCTGTTAATCAACAGCAAGTGATTGATAACAAAAGTGATAGAGAATTTTGGAGTAAATTGAATAAATCTCAAAAAGTATTAAGAGCATTTAATGTATTTGACAATACTGTAAGACATAGTGTATTCTTTGAGTTTTTTTATAATTCTCCGCAGTATTCATATGTCATGATTGAGGTGTTTAAAGAACTTGGGCAGACAAAGCTAATGGCTGACTACACAACTTTACTTTTTACATATATAAAAGAAGATGACTTTTTTAATGGGGTAAGAGAGCAAATAAAAGCTCTCCCAAATTCCGACAAGTATAGTACCCTCGATTCTTAGGACCAGTAAAGTCGATTTTTAAGTAAA
It encodes the following:
- a CDS encoding helix-turn-helix domain-containing protein, with the translated sequence MDTYLRLTLYEREFILRLRAKGYSTRFIAKFLRRAPSTISRELKRNTIQISGYNPYLAQDLAEARQRICVGHNRQCPEYKRWVGVRDYLPKLPRIFVAWHSDIKFYPRGLTGFMGSNVYRLPSLLATKDKPFHFLDLLECHRLLRRWWRWQEFRERREAIYSGRKPADPIIPKKKPPSLSYSKRPKTEATPKIQPDTHRRAG